The Haliotis asinina isolate JCU_RB_2024 chromosome 3, JCU_Hal_asi_v2, whole genome shotgun sequence genome segment ATTGTTCAGAATTTTATTGTTCAAAGAAATGTCACTATTATTTTCAGGAACCACTGAAAAGTGTCTGTCTAAATATCTAGATGGGTCAGGTGATGCTTTGCTATTCACCCCATAAAACAATGAAACGCCTACACAAACAACACAGGGACTTGCATTGCTGAAAAcaatacgtcctgggtccagcaagcctacactgatatccacaTACTTATAACGAAGGATACATATACAGGATATGCATATGGATGTCAACGCTAACAGTTATTACCCTGGATATTCCCAGCTGCCTGTGCGCTACaaggtcacatgacttatcccaccgggtacccgtttttctgctgggtgaagaGAGGGCATTTTGACCAAACCAAGCAGCCAGTGGGTCGTCTACTACATTCTATCTCGATAGTCTTATCTTGATTCATTAGTGATAATCACTCATTGGTGatattttacacattttcaaagtttgacgTGATTGTGCATTGTCTAAGTTATTGTTTGAACTTGACATTTAAACTTACTTCAGTGATATGGGTGTATTAAACAAGTTGATACTTTTACGAGTTTACCAATCAGCGATTGAAATATCATGAAATGACAACCAAAGGAAACCTCTGAGGGAAGGGACTGTTGAAATCGCTGGGTTAAGCCTCGATAGGATTACGAAATGTTTGATAATTAGTAATCGTGAGAACTCGACTTAAACTACTGACACGTGCGCGtgaactgtacccatgtgagtgGAAACTATGTTTGAAGCGAAAATGTTGATGCATATAAGCATACGACATGTTAGCTGTGGTATAAAACGAACAATATACTCGTTAATTGTTAATTCTCACCCAAACCGTTGGTCAGTGACAAAAGCGGAGACAAAATTCTAATTGAAGCCGCTGGTGTGATACATCAAGAATCAACGAATGCCCATGACAAAGGAGAATGACTGGCATATGTCACGTTACAGGCAAACTGGGCAAACGAGATACATGGCTTGTAATGatagtatatatttgttatagCGCTAGATTCCATAAGAACATAAGCTCAAAGCGCATATACATTATAAAAGACCGGATATTAGAAAATGCCAACACTAGTGAGTCTGTGTACAGATTGGGATTCAGGCATAGTAGACGATGATGAGGTGAATTTTAAAATTGTCAAAGGACTTGATTCCTCATATTTCTAAGGTCTTTCCCAGAGCATCGCTGCAGCAGTCCTGGATGCCCTTAGTCCATATCCTTTCAGTCTTGTGGGAGGGACTTTTTAGAAGATATTGGCTCCCAGAGCGAAGATTTCTTGCTGGCCGATGTATCTGTGTATTTGTATCGTAATGGTAAAGGTCTGTCATCAACCCCTGTTGAATCATCAGTCCAGTATTGTCAGTCGCTGCATGGTTAGGGGCATGATGATTTCGTTAGCACAATATGAAGTGCTTAGAATCTACAATGGGGTGAAACGCTGACGCCGGAACACCGACGTCAACGACATCAGTGATGTCTGACACTGTGACACTGACAGAACTGAAGCTGGCAAAGGGCTTTACTCTTTACTCACCGACGAGAACAGAATCAGGCTTTTGAAAACAGACAGATCTGTGCCTGCTGTAGATTATGATAGCGAACATCACGTTGACGTGTTTAAGACGTCAAACCCCTTAGAGGCTGCGCCAGTTTGTTTAAAGGGACAAGTTTCTTGTGTTTTGGATGGtggcttgtttgttgttcagcACCGCTCTCAGTAATGTTCCAACCATATATACACGAGCCTGGTCCGCACAAaatagtgatcaacagcatgagcatcactctACGCAGTATTGatgtaatgacatgtgtcaaccaagtccacgAGCCTgcccacccaatcccgttattcgcctcttacgacaagcatatgttGTGGAGGACCAactgtaacccggatcttccgaTTCCGGCACGGCATACCCGTGTTAAAGTGGGGTTAAACACTGCAACGTAGGGTTCGTTTTGTTGGTAGATGAACTAATTACAAACGTGCTCACTAGCAGAATATTCATTCTGTCGTTGCTGTCGTAGATATATTATGACAAACAACATCTGCATATGTTTCAACTGCGTGACATGAAAAGTAAATACTGACCGACTGcaactgtttttttctgtcattAATTTGTGGAATACTTCCCTCTTCCGTCATAACATGATAACACTGTCACAAGTCAACAATATTGGACATTGCGCAGTTATGTTTACACACACTCGCCCAATGACAATGATTTTAAATTATCTGCACTAGTCGGCTTGTTCCCGAggatatttatcatatttatcaGCTGCCATCTCCACATCCCGGAAAAGAATActttcatatttcatacatCTATTGTATACATATGGTTAATTAAACACAGTTTGATTCATAATCCCATTCCGAAATATAATAACTCTGACCTGAACCCAAACTGAATAAAATTTCTGTATGATGATATTGGTAGCTGAAGGCGAGTCCGATACCTTCAAACGCAAAACCCGAATGAACTGGCCAAGGGAGGACATGTGGAATGACAGAGGGTGTAAATGATTGAAGATGAGAGGTGTGATTACCGGTATGAGGTGACTCCATGTTATCCACACGAGGGGTGGATGCACCAGATATTCACCGTAGTTAGTGGCAATTCCTTGCTTGCAGGTATATCTGGTATTATGGCAATACTATTCGTGTTGTTGGGTTGCTGCTGATACGGTTTAGTGTTgctgaaatgaacatttcaaGTATTCGCATGCCAATACATCGGTACTGATTTCTTGTTTCAGGTCATCGATTGTGgggtgacagacagacagacagacagattgtttatttgtatatgtggTCTTAAGGCCATCTGTAAGACTCCTAACAATGCATATATGCGCTACCTGTAAGTACGTATGTTGTAGTTACATGATAAATCTAGACACTCATTTGTAATTCACATTACTTTCTCATAACCTAAGTTAACCTACGCTACCTCAAACAATTGGTCCCTATCTTCTGTGCGGAGCAGCATATAGAATTTTCGTCTCGACGTTTGGTTAAAAAAGAAATTAGGCAGATATTTTTCTCTAATTTCTGAGTATTGCGGTACTACTTGCTAGTACATGGTACTACTTGCGATAGACTACAGAATGGACACTGGATATCTATTGCATTTACAGTTTTGGCAAATCGTACCGCCTGGACTTTAAAGGTGTGGGCATTACATCTAAATTTAGTGAGCGCACGCTTAAGTTGTGATGATTTAATCTCTGAAAAGTAAATTTCTGTATTAACACAATATTTATAATCTGTGTAACAGTTGGATGTTATTTCAATGTACTAGTCTTGTTGATAAATGTCTTTGCATATCTTTTTGAATACTTCGATGAAATATTCTGTATTGCTTACATTTTGAGCGAgccatacatttccaaagccatgACTAAAAATAATAGTTTTGACGAAGGAAACCCATTTAGTATCTCCTGTATCATATAATGTTTAAGCATTTCATAACGAAATCGTGAATATCGTGAAATCGGTTGTCTCATCAATCTTAGCCAATATGATATAACCGACAGCGGGCGTTAAAAAATGGTGGAAAACGTGCACATATAGCTAAAATAACCTTGTTCGCGGTTCTGTAACCAACACGTAACATTTTTATCCTAATGCCCCATATTCCAGAACCGTACAGCAAAATTGGTTGAATGTTTCcatcaaacagtttaaaacttTTGTGGATCGGTAGTTCTCTGTATTTACATATGAATTTCTTTATGGCATGTGGGGTTCGTTCAGTTTGCATAGATAATGTTTCACAGGctcttgaaaatatatttctactagaaaatatatataatatgataCTAcctccaatatttggaggaacAAGTTTTCACTTTTGGAAATTTCACCTCCATTCTTAAAAAACATTACTTTAGGTTTGCTCATATGGATAATACTATTGAGAGTAAATacacagtatggttcaaaattattgagaatagctaaagcatttcatattattaaacgagaacaaatcagataaaattgaatgtattgtgaaagtgaactgaccttttcatgttgtgtaggtaacaatttaatattttatcaagtctccttgagcttcacggcacagtctaagatgGGTaagcatacttcctatcagagaggttagtgtttcgtgagttatgctgtcccagtatccgaccacttctctcttcatgtcttcaatttttgtcaaccccttttgattcacacattccttcatcatcccccaaatgttctcaatgggatttaagtcaggactatatgcaggaaatggtaatgcagtcacatttttctcctgaaaccactgcttggcatgttttgcggtgtgtttaggatcattatcttgctgcaaaatccagtcatttccataaaacacatgtgcacttggaaggagaaaattatctaatatgttagtgtagcgttgacttgtcagatttccctcaaacacacacagcggagtcgttcctaataaggatatccctccctatacatgaaactttgggctgtatttaggtcgtcgatacaacggtgctgacgcagactttgtccatattttcacattattgggatatacccatattgagctttcatcagtaaaaatcacattttcccagtcaaagttttcatgtgccaaacaccactcaacacgcctgtctttatgttcttgtttcatgagaggagaaggaattccagtcttttttctcccatccaagatcaatcaaatttcttctaactgtagattttgatacaactgttgatcccctttctatcatttcatacctgatgttggagatgcttgccctttgctttttagacgctaaaattcccatccggacgcgatctgagaagtccaattttctgggtctccctgctcctttctggtgcccaaaatcctttccctctttaaaattcttcctaatgctatacacagtagaaagaggagttcctgttctctctgccaatgtatttacatcatcaattccttgattacacaactcaaaaatcaaccttcttttatcttcagcagacattgttgacagtgctgaggaaaatgacgtctgctacaaattcaggggaggtaactctaattgtactatactcagtaggccaagatgagttcctcccttataccattacttagttttaagtatcagtgaatcagttgaggtgtcaggatagctcaaagtaagaagaaaaattctcaataattatgaaccagactatatatggtCTGTTGTTGAATATTCTTCTCGAAATCCTGCTTGGCACTCTGACAGATGTTCGCGTGTGGACACCCAAGGCTTAATGCGATAATCTTATACAGTGGTAAATACTTTATTTCGTGTATTCAGTAATGCAGTGCCTCTATAATTGTTTGGATCACCCCTTTCGCCCGACTTATGCAGAGGTACTATCAATCCTATACCCCAGGAATCTGAGAAAACACCTCTATCTAGAACTCGATTAAACAGACTAAGGAAGCAGTAAAGAAATATATTCTGTAAAAACTTCGTCTGGAAAACCATCTTCCCCAGGTGGGATGTTAGAATCATATGCATGTAGACATGAGAAATTCATCATTTGTACTCATTTTTCTATCAACAAAACTTCAGATATTTCCCTTATTGCTATATTTTTGCACACTTATAGAACCAttgcatatttaatgatattTTACAGTTATCAGTGTTGCTGCAGGATATCTTTATACAATCAGTCCACTGCTGTTCTTCAAACACAACATATAACACGCATCATGTTATCAAATTCAAGAAATACATAAAGAAATTTAACAACTGTTGCTTAAATTGAAAGTTGCTGactgaaattttgttttcagcTCCATTAGTCCAAATATATCAGACATTTACAGGGACCTTCGGATCCTAAATCATAAAATCAGTGCTTTCGTTTGAAACcatttgtctgtgtgtttgttcccAGACAACCTGCCACAAATCAAGACAAACTACATTTTATCCGTAAACAACACCTCTCCCACCCCAACCCCTCTCTCAAAAAAAAAGAAGACAGGACAGACTAATCTGTAATTTATACATTGTTTATTTCCACATGCCTATTACCAGGGAGTTCATAGGCCTGGGCTCCCTGGTGTTACAAATAGAGGGTAAACATGGTAaatagtgagtatggtttcttaCTGTTAttagacatacatgtatttcagcaTCCTCATGAAACAGAACTGAAGAAAATGGGTTctcattttgtttccatgggTGGAGTCAAACCCAGATCtatggcatgatgagcaaacactttacctGATGGGCCACCTAACCACCCATAAAGTAAAGAGACTACATGCATATCAGTCCCTGAATGACGGAATCCACAGTGCATCCCAAGGGATGCATCTTGGCGCCAAATCCGTAATGGAAAACATCAGAAGTACACCTGTCATTCTGAAGCTGACTACTATTGAAATGGCTTGATGCTCCACCCTTGGAAACGAAATCACCCTGAAGCATAATAACAATTTTGCTGGAACATGTTGCAAGTTCAGGTATGTTCAGTTTACATTCTGCATTCAATATGGTACACATAAAGCACACAATACATGTTACAGTTGACAAGGAAGAATGCATATTACAACGACAAAATGTCATTGTACATTAACAAAATAACCAAATtcaatgaaatgaatatatcaTAATACCTCATGACAAATCCGAAGAAATGTTTAAATATAACTGTCTTTACATGGTTTACTTCTAATAACCAGACATATCTGATGTAGTGACGTTTCCTGACTGAATGGAACAGCACCTGCTTTTCTTCAAAATTTGCAATGAATCAGTTAAATCTTACCAAACGTAACTCTTATCAAGGTTCTCATCTAATTCTGCAGCAGATCAACATTCTTTCTAGAGAATAACAAGAAAAAATACAAAGTGAGGAAACATGATGGAAACAGGCAGGAAATCAgatgtgaaatgtacattcatACAGTCACCACAGTATTGAAAAACTCTTGTCGTCAAAACATTTACAGTTACACATCTTTGTATTTACAGCACATTAATCAATGTTCTGACATGCTTCACAATCCACCTATTACTTATATGTTCCTCCCATGTCAATATTACAAGCATCGAAGAATCACTGTATCTTCCCCGGTATTTCTTCCAATGCATCTTTAACCATTTCTTGTATTTTGTATATTCTGAACAATTAGTACATTTTTCTGTGAAACAGTTTCAGAATATGCTTGGATTTTCTTGGATGTTCTCAATTCAAGATCCAATTTGACATGAAATGGAACTTGCAATTACTTTGCAAGACATACATGTTTTCAAATCTCAGCAACGTAGATACTGACCCCTCTCACTTGACACAAAACACATCACTTCCAGAATTTTAGAATGATGTCAGTGGTTACCTTTTAGTGACAACAATACAACTTTGACATGTTGAGATAATAATGTTaatgaaagtggcataaaaaatCAATATTGGTAAGCTGTATTACTAAGAAAAATCAAGATATCAATGTCTCGATTATTTCTCTCAAGTGTTGATCAGTTCTTCTTGCAAGTGTATTTGCATTCTAATACATTTCTATATTTCATTCTTGTAATGTTTCTTCAGCATTTATGGGTCTTCTggagtttttttttaaagaaaacaaaaatcaaattatCAGCATAATCAAGACAGTACTATCTTTCCATTGTAATAGGTTCACCCAAAATTTCAAAAAGGTTAAAGATGTTAGCCGTCACAATCATAAGAAATATGACATGATTTAATGATTTTCTCAAAGGCACACTGATGAATATTCTCATCCAGTACTTGCTGGATGGGTGCAAACCAATAGTCAAATGTCACCACAGTAATGTTCTTCTGTTATCCAAACACAAGCttcagtaatattacagctatgttGATTCCTATTAAAggtactgaaaaaaaaacaaagaaaaatatttcagtacaCTGAAATAGCAAAAACTGACATTCAATCTGTTCAAGACTTAGCTCTGCATAGGTGTGGGAGACTAAGACATGCTTACAGCAGTGTTTACAACTTTAGGCAATTTCAGAGGCTTAATGAAAAGTTAATTGGATTCCTGTAAAACAATATAGTTGGTTGGTGTTGAACTATATGGATGCCTTAGATAATTAGAAACACTACGTGAGTAATGATATATTACAACCAACCGAAAATATCTTGTAATTTTGCTATTTAGTACGCTCATAGTTAACTTCTGAAAGTGAGCATATGTTGTTGGCAATCAGTATTAACACAGAATCCCATTAGGCCCTGATCAGTTCATCTTTCATCAACTGGCATCATTCATCATGAACTTACTCCTCATAACAGTTCTAATTGATCTAATAAGGTTGAGCATTTGTGTCTTCATCCCAGGTTCCTCTCCAAATCCTCGCTGGTCAGCACCCCATCCAACTGGAACATAAAATGTTTGGAACACTTGTGATTAATTCATGAACACTCAAGATTCATACACATTGACCTTATGAAGTGAATGTATACAAAACTATCTACTTGCCTCTCCTCTCATAAACGATCTAAGAACATTTAAGATGACATTGGCTTTCCATGAAAGAAATACAATCGTAATCTTTCAGCGTGTCTTAAAAATGTGTGATGAGTTCTGGCAGATATACTCTACCTTTCCATCATCACCAGAAGCAAAACATCCTGGCAAAATCTAAATACCATGAAACCTGGACCCTCTTGACACACTTAGTGGTGGCTATGTGTACGCCTGATGAAAGCCAAAACAGCACAATTAATATAACTGAACAAAACTGGGTACAGCAACCCTCTTACGCACCCCTTCCACCTCAACAAAGTGGCCTTTAGGCATTTTTGTAAGGTTTCAAAATGCTACACCGTGTAGAATAACGTGTAAGTCTTTGGAAATTACGTAAAGTGACAGAATATAACTGGTATAAGCCTGTATGTGGAAACTAAACAGACGTccatcgcggctctcggctatCCAGTCGCCAGTTGCTGTTTACAGACTTTAGTGTTTGTCACTCTATAAACATACACATTCAGGCCATTGGCGTAACTTGTATAGCTTTTATGACACTTGCAAAGTATTTGACAACACAAGGATAACGTAGAATATATACCTTTGGCAAGAAATCGTTCCTCGTGTAAAACACACACTGCATTTAAACATAAAATCACAGCCTCAATCAAACTATACAATGTGAACGCCATGTTGGCAGCGGAAGTATTCGTCTGCAATGGAgaaattattttgtattttgtttacattattttacaaaacattttgcaCATACTTTAAAGGGATAGTTGATATATcacataaaatacttatttattatGACATATTGTAATCTGATTTGCTCAAATGAGCTTTCTCCACGTAAATCTAGCAAACACTGCATCGATTGTATTTATTATCACGAACGGCTCCCTAGTAAGGCCGTGTTTACGCGACGAGTTCTAGTGCCGAGTACATGTTTTGCCTATCGTTTTGCCATGCAACGATGGTACAACGAGGAAAATGTGTGAAATAGCAGGAGCATTAACACGCTTCAAATTATTTCCTAGTGAAATGATGTATGTGGTTACTAAGTACACCACGACTCATATTCCCTTTAAAACAATCAGCTGTTCTTCATGACACAGCCTCCATCTGCATTCCCATACCAAAACAAATATTAACCCAGCCAACCCACATGAGTTGTTACTGCTGCTAAAAGGTGTCCTGAAGTCAAACGGTGTCCTCTCACTCAGCCAGATTCTGTCAAAACTGGTCCCTCACTTAGCCAGAGTGGGATCTGGTTGACTGGGGTCATGTCAAAACATTAACtagagaacagtctcgtttcctgtttacatgGTTCCGTCCtgttgcgcaacttagtgcgataaTCAGTCCAGAATTTTAAAACTATGTCagttaactggatgcataaatattaagcATTATGATCTGATAAGTCTATGCAAGTGAATATTGCGACACTAAGCTCGTTCTAATCCTAAGAAACACGTCGTacggcgtgctctgtcgtaaagcgagctctgacaaaggGAAACCTAGAAATCgaggaaatctcaaaacgaggctctgccgctagaaaagtttggcggtctctgacggaactgatattacatcagcCTCGTTGTGCGTCACAGGACTACGGTGAATAAGCGCTAACAAatacataacaggtttaaccagtgagccagatgcattgtgacttAATTTaggacctcatcaaacaggggcagtctgcAATTCCATGTTGCCcgaacctcgacataaagtatagaaagacggtgttgttgaaggaccactaaactcattttttggtactctttttatcactgcacatgaaagacttttggtaagtcataaacgaaacaccattttttaaaaaaaacccgcgtggttaattaataccaagcgctcaaaagttgctaaaaagccgtctgcttctctctcgcccgcaaacgaaaccgcagacaggttacgtaactcaccagagccctacagtgacgtcatagaaggaacggtttccggtatagaaaatgtgtaggaagctcgtcgttttgctgatttctcgacgtcaccaaagacacgccgaattgttgtgttgccgtcagttgtTCCATGGGGTCGGATGaaggtgtcactatgcacacatttccaccagactccgtagtttgtgcttagaTTGGTTGtaagtgtgtgcgaagtgagctttaaactgtttgagaggcattctagaagttgctgagataaagatgacaagaatttttatggatgatcaacttctttattgcagggtagcgacgtttcggtatagattcttataccgttttcaagcgtgtggggaatggcagggggagtacaatatatatacagcagagatgagcatgtgatgacaatacaacaataacaggattaacaataactatttgaggtaacaatacattagagaagtgttgaggtaagctgattaaggactgaagccag includes the following:
- the LOC137277627 gene encoding immediate early response 3-interacting protein 1-like — translated: MAFTLYSLIEAVILCLNAVCVLHEERFLAKVGWGADQRGFGEEPGMKTQMLNLIRSIRTVMRIPLIGINIAVILLKLVFG